In Fusarium oxysporum Fo47 chromosome XII, complete sequence, one DNA window encodes the following:
- a CDS encoding zinc-binding domain-containing protein: MPGKRGKKPPRSWSMFPDLHDQVADKLEENQLDYTFFEKDEDLGAIRTYDTNIIGRFVCHNNNCDSRGWKSMVVAITIREYSRNRYNVRVYHQRCIECNHLSKPKLKEETYVDRVTYRIKKWNGVEVEIPKYSDKSKAPHEEDHCEGCKNGHCKRGNQKNEGNMYFS, encoded by the coding sequence ATGCCAGGCAAGAGAGGAAAGAAGCCGCCCCGCTCGTGGTCCATGTTCCCCGATCTCCACGACCAAGTCGCCGACAAACTAGAGGAAAACCAGCTCGACTACACCTTCTTCGAAAAGGACGAGGATCTCGGCGCCATCCGTACCTACGACACCAATATCATCGGGCGGTTCGTATGCCACAACAATAATTGTGACTCTCGCGGCTGGAAGAGCATGGTCGTTGCCATCACGATCCGCGAGTACTCCCGTAACCGCTACAATGTCCGTGTGTACCACCAGCGATGCATCGAATGCAACCACCTGAGCAAGCCGAAGCTCAAAGAAGAGACCTACGTCGACAGAGTCACATACCGCATCAAGAAGTGGAACGGAGTTGAGGTCGAGATACCCAAGTACTCCGACAAGTCCAAGGCGCCTCACGAGGAAGATCACTGCGAGGGATGCAAGAACGGACACTGCAAGAGAGGAAATCAGAAAAACGAGGGCAACATGTATTTCTCTTGA
- a CDS encoding uncharacterized protein (expressed protein), with amino-acid sequence MPEQQQQGRQQNTNLLIHDMFRGGDDTTVHWEPTSHPVAVAWPVKCLVSREAKRHCITQQDVNNLVDFDSLEYAGEIKDRLVCPICIGIFVTPIMTPCGHLFCLECIQKHHRTRQRCPLDRRRLQANRIRLAKGVMDEVGGLHVLCPNSKLGCTCEMRRDCLVQHLLSCYYTANTIPARSKSQINTVVP; translated from the exons ATGCCtgaacagcaacagcaaggCCGTCAGCAAAACACCAACCTTTTGATCCACGATATGTTCCGCGGCGGCGACGACACAACCGTTCACTGGGAACCAACTT CTCACCCAGTTGCTGTCGCGTGGCCTGTAAAATGTCTTGTGTCTCGTGAAGCCAAGCGCCACTGTATAACACAACAAGATGTAAACAACCTCGTGGACTTTGACAGCCTTGAATACGCGGGTGAGATCAAGGATCGGCTCGTCTGTCCCATATGCATTGGCATTTTTGTAACTCCAATAATGACGCCCTGCGGACACCTTTTCTGTCTGGAGTGCATACAGAAGCATCATAGAACACGCCAGCGCTGTCCGCTGGATAGGAGGAGGCTTCAGGCGAACAGAATACGACTTGCCAAGGGCGTAATGGATGAGGTTGGAGGCTTACATGTGCTGTGCCCTAACTCCAAGCTTGGATGTACCTGTGAGATGAGGCGGGATTGCTTGGTCCAGCATTTGTTATCCTGTTACTATACGGCTAATACCATACCGGCAAGGAGTAAATCACAAATAAATACAGTTGTTCCCTGA
- a CDS encoding ADP-ribosylation factor 1-like protein, with amino-acid sequence MGATVSQLWAPEPIAIGFIGLRSAGKTTIVHKLSGNQEPAMPSVETVEITPVFQGNQQFKLFDYAGNPHWRPCWRSFMSRLRGVVFVIDSTDREALQEVKVELVGLFKEEMLGQQPFLVLANKQDDPKAMSAAELAEYLDIQQYLDKSSKCRVQPTSALTGEGLAAGLDWVRNALREHRE; translated from the exons ATGGGCGCTACAGTCTCTCAGCTATGGGCTCCAGAGCCAATTGCAATTGGGTTCATTGGTCTTCGCTCAGCGGGCAAAACGACGATTGTGCACAAACTAAGCGGGAACCAAGAGCCAGCGATGCCATCTGTCGAAA CTGTCGAGATCACTCCTGTGTTCCAGGGAAACCAACAGTTCAAACTCTTCGACTACGCTGGAAACCCTCACTGGAGGCCATGTTGGAGAAGTTTCATGTCCAGGCTCCGAGGCGTCGTGTTTGTTATTGACAGCACAGACAGGGAGGCTCTACAGGAAGTAAAAGTGGAATTGGTCGGATTGTTCAAGGAAGAAATGCTTGGACAGCAGCCATTTTTGGTGCTTGCTAATAAGCAGGATGATCCA AAAGCCATGAGCGCCGCGGAATTGGCTGAATATCTCGATATACAACAATATCTTGACAAATCATCGAAATGC CGCGTTCAGCCCACGAGTGCCTTGACCGGGGAAGGGTTGGCTGCGGGTCTGGATTGGGTGCGAAACGCATTAAGAGAGCATCGCGAATGA
- a CDS encoding transmembrane proteins 14C-domain-containing protein — MAEHPSFTLAGLLAAGGTAGYIRTRSTPSLVAGLGLGVSYAYAGYLLKTNKDYGSELALANSVLLTGSAVPRIIKTGGRAPVPLLLGAAGGLATYYYQKKFREFRYGV; from the exons ATGGCTGAGCACCCTTCATTCACTCTCGCCGGTCTTC TTGCCGCTGGCGGTACAGCTGGCTACATCCGCACTCGCTCTACGCCTTCTCTCGtcgctggtcttggtctcggtGTCTCATACGCATATGCTG GCTACCTTCTCAAAACCAACAAGGACTACGGATCTGAGCTTGCTCTCGCCAACAGTGTCCTCTTGACCGGCTCAGCTGTGCCTAGAATCATCAAGACTGGTGGCCGAGCTCCCGTaccgcttcttcttggtgctGCGGGCGGACTTGCGACATATTACTACCAGAAGAAGTTCCGTGAGTTTCGGTATGGAGTCTGA
- a CDS encoding secretory lipase-domain-containing protein produces MALHRVLALLSLWLGLAAAAQGHIYKRAVSSEPLPPSEDPWYTAPEGYENKEPGTVLRLRPAPGNLTRITGNSSATYNILYRTTDSQYKPTWAVTTLFVPKLGANTTAATLFNQSALLSYQVPYDSADVDASPSYAVYSADGVSSLELFNAALGLGVFLSVPDYEGPLASFTAGVISGHATLDSIRAVVSLGLGLNTTNPRVALWGYSGGALASEWASELAVQYAPDLQDTVVGAALGGLTPNVTAVLDAISGKDAAGLAPSSILGLTSQYPDVQKYVLSQLKTSGENNKTAFLAAENYTLAEAGAAFAGVDIFDFFKDGEKLFRDPRVQRIVNRDGIMGYHGVPQWPIFAYQGVHDEISPIANTDKLIERYCGVGANILYQRNTVGTHSQNFVLNAATAIQWLATVLTGQYDKAYKTEGCTIQNVTRNSTALPLRKRGMPMRVYDLW; encoded by the coding sequence ATGGCTCTTCATCGTGTCCTCGCTCTTTTGAGTCTTTGGCTAGgcctggctgctgctgctcaagGCCATATTTACAAACGAGCTGTTTCTTCTGAACCTCTCCCACCCAGCGAGGATCCATGGTACACAGCTCCAGAAGGCTATGAGAATAAAGAGCCCGGCACTGTTCTTCGTCTACGTCCTGCACCGGGAAACCTGACTCGCATCACTGGAAACAGCTCTGCGACGTATAATATTCTGTACCGCACTACAGACAGCCAGTACAAGCCAACATGGGCCGTCACAACGCTCTTTGTGCCTAAGCTTGGGGCCAACACCACTGCTGCGACCCTGTTCAACCAGAGCGCTTTGCTCTCATACCAAGTTCCCTATGATTCAGCGGATGTGGATGCTAGCCCCAGTTACGCAGTGTACTCCGCCGATGGCGTCAGCAGTCTCGAGCTTTTCAACGCTGCTCTAGGTCTTGGCGTGTTTCTCAGCGTTCCTGACTACGAAGGTCCTCTTGCGTCGTTCACAGCAGGTGTCATCTCGGGCCACGCTACACTCGACTCAATCCGCGCTGTTGTCTCTCTCGGTCTAGGTCTGAACACAACAAACCCTCGCGTCGCCCTGTGGGGATACTCTGGTGGCGCGTTGGCTAGTGAATGGGCTTCTGAACTTGCTGTGCAATATGCGCCTGACCTTCAAGACACAGTCGTTGGTGCTGCGCTTGGTGGCTTGACACCTAATGTTACTGCTGTCTTGGATGCTATTTCCGGCAAAGACGCTGCTGGTCTTGCTCCAAGTTCCATCCTCGGATTGACGAGCCAGTATCCTGACGTGCAAAAGTACGTTCTCTCGCAATTGAAGACGTCCGgagaaaacaacaagactgccTTCCTAGCTGCCGAGAACTACACCCTCGCTGAAGCAGGCGCTGCATTTGCGGGAGTCGATATATTTGACTTTTTCAAGGACGGCGAGAAATTATTCCGCGATCCTCGCGTTCAGCGCATCGTCAACCGCGATGGTATAATGGGCTACCACGGTGTTCCCCAATGGCCCATCTTTGCGTACCAGGGTGTACATGATGAGATCAGCCCTATTGCCAACACAGATAAGCTCATTGAGCGATACTGTGGTGTAGGGGCTAATATCTTGTATCAACGAAATACTGTTGGTACGCACTCGCAGAACTTTGTGCTTAATGCTGCTACGGCTATTCAGTGGTTGGCTACTGTTTTGACGGGGCAGTATGACAAGGCGTACAAGACGGAGGGATGTACTATTCAGAATGTTACGAGGAACAGTACTGCTCTTccgttgaggaagagaggTATGCCTATGAGGGTTTATGATTTGTGGTAA
- a CDS encoding major facilitator superfamily domain-containing protein, translating into MAADLKNDSPPDLSDEAGTVDSSSPINEKALLRKLDLKLLPAVGILYLLSFLDRSNAGNEYLTGLTLYFIGYVLFEIPCNIILKRTTPRLWLPTLTVAWGIVATLLGIVQNKTGFFIARFFLGVTESGLFPGVVYYFSMWYKRRERQYRISLFFSAASLAGAFGGILAYGIGKMAGVVWDNGWRWIFILEGIATVVVAVAAYWFIENYPDTSKFLTKSERSFIHERLHADSDAIREEKFSWAAVREAFRDPSCWLYGLGFHTMSLPLYTLSLFLPTIIKDLGYKAAVAQLLTIPPYAVAFVTTLGVAIASEKLAKRAVFIAGSAGVAAIGYIILLANTNPTARPGVSYVGTFFAAAGIYPATALVLSWPAINVSGQTKRAIANAMQISIGNLGAVMGTQLYRSGDGPRFVVGHSMALGYLIANIVVVSILGWRLKKQNVARAAVSEEIKHVGEVEDWRGDTDPRWRFEY; encoded by the exons ATGGCCGCTGACCTGAAGAACGATTCGCCGCCGGACCTCAGTGATGAGGCCGGCACAGTCGACTCTAGCTCGCCAATAAATGAGAAGGCACTGCTTCGCAAACTTGACTTAAAGCTTCTGCCGGCAGTTGGGATTCTGTATCTGCTGTCGTTCTTGGACCGCAGCAATG CGGGTAATGAGTATCTCACCGGACTAACGCTATACTTTATCGGTTATGTTCTCTTCGAA ATCCCCTGCAATATTATCCTCAAGCGAACTACGCCACGGCTTTGGCTTCCAACACTCACCGTGGCCTGGGGTATTGTCGCCACTCTGCTCGGTATCGTGCAGAACAAGACGGGTTTCTTCATTGCTCGATTCTTCCTGGGTGTAACTGAGAGCGGATTGTTTCCCG GTGTTGTGTACTACTTCTCGATGTGGTATAAGCGACGCGAGCGACAATATCGTATCTCGCTGTTCTTCAGCGCTGCATCACTCGCTGGTGCCTTTGGTGGTATCTTGGCATAT GGGATTGGTAAGATGGCAGGTGTCGTCTGGGATAATGGCTGGCGAtggatcttcatcttg GAAGGTATCGCCACAGTAGTAGTCGCCGTCGCGGCATACTGGTTCATCGAAAACTACCCCGATACATCAAAGTTCCTCACAAAATCGGAGCGCTCCTTCATTCATGAACGCCTGCATGCAGACAGTGACGCGATTCGGGAAGAGAAGTTTAGCTGGGCTGCCGTACGTGAGGCATTCCGTGATCCAAGTTGCTGGCTCTATGGGCTGGGCTTTCACACTATGAGTCTACCGCTGTACACCCTTTCGCTTTTCCTG CCGACCATTATTAAGGACCTGGGATACAAAGCAGCAGTCGCACAGCTCTTGACAATCCCGCCATACGCCGTCGCCTTTGTTACAACTCTAGGCGTCGCTATCGCCTCTGAGAAACTCGCTAAACGTGCCGTCTTCATCGCGGGTTCCGCTGGTGTCGCAGCAATTGGCTacatcatccttctcgcCAATACCAACCCCACGGCTAGACCTGGAGTCTCGTACGTTGGAACTTTCTTCGCCGCAGCCGGAATCTACCCTGCTACTGCTCTTGTCCTCAGTTGGCCAGCCATCAACGTGTCTGGACAGACGAAGCGCGCTATCGCGAATGCTATGCAAATCAGTATTGGAAATCTTGGTGCCGTCATGGGAACGCAGCTGTATCGATCTGGTGATGGGCCTCGATTCGTAGTTGGGCACTCCATGGCTTTAGGATATCTTATTGCTAATATTGTGGTTGTCAGTATACTTGGTTGGagattgaagaagcagaatgTTGCTCGGGCGGCGGTGAGTGAGGAGATTAAGCACGTTGGAGAGGTGGAGGACTGGAGAGGCGACACTGATCCCCGATGGAGGTTTGAGTATTAA